TTGCAACCGGAGCAGTACCTTTCCCGGTGGAGAAACTTCCTCAGTACCTCTGGGGGAGAAAAAGGAGAATCTTTACCGGGTTTGAACTCGAGCAAAAGCTCCGAGAGGGTACCCTGGGGGAACTTTCCGCTTTCCGTTCCTTTGCCTTTGTGCAGTGTGTGGGCTCTCGAAATGCGAAGGAGAGTCGAGGGTACTGCTCGAGAGTGTGCTGTCGGTATGCCCTGCGGCTTGCCGAAAACCTTCGTTTCCGTTTCCCCGAGGCATCCTTTGACTTCTACTACATGGACCTTCAAATTCTCGGAGATGGAGAAGAGGATCTCCGTGCCATAGCCCGTACGGTCTCTCTCATCCGTTCTTTGCCCTCGGCTCTTTTAGAAGACGAGGAAGGGGTGACCGTTTCGGTAGAGGAAGGGGGAAGAAGGACGAAACGTCGGTACGATGCTGTGGTACTTTCGGTAGGCCTTGTACCCTCTTCGGGAACGGAGAAAATGGCAAGAATTTTCGGTCTTCCCCAGAGAGAAGGGGGATTCATTGCGGAGGACGGGGGAAGAACCTTGAGAGAAGGTGTTTTTGTCTGTGGAACCGCGGCAGGGCCAAAAGATATCATGAGCACTCTCTGCGAGGCATGGTCTCTCGCAGGAACCATTGAGGAGTTTCTCGGAGGGTGACGTGGTTCGAATCTTTGTCCTCCACCCCGAGGGTCAAGAAGTTGCTCCGTGGATTTTTGAGGAACTTGAAAGGTGTGCTCTTCCGTACGAGGTTGCATCTTTAGGGGAGGTTGTGGCTTTTCCTCCTTCTGCCTCCCTTGTGGTTTTGGGAAATTCTCTCTGGACGGAGGATGAGGTTGCAGAAATTGCCTGGCGTCTTGGGGTTAACCCCCTTTCGATTGCCGTTTTCCCCTACGAGGAGGTCGAGGTGCTTCCCGAAGAAAAGGCTCGGGTGCTCTGGCGGAACTTCCTCCGTGCTCTTTCGCTCCCGAAAACCCCGGTGGTCGCTCGGCGGGTTACGCCAACCCGCAAGGTTCTCTTCTACCCTGAGGGAAATGAGGCACTCCGAGAGGCCTTTGCAAGGTCGGGAATCCCTGG
The Candidatus Caldatribacterium sp. genome window above contains:
- a CDS encoding FAD-dependent oxidoreductase; this translates as MERCDILVVGGGIAGLAVASCLEGKYKVFVLEEKESFGGLAGELSCKATDRCLRCGVCRAVEILRKASFWLSGATGESIHSATWENGVFRVTTNQREIAASSVVLATGAVPFPVEKLPQYLWGRKRRIFTGFELEQKLREGTLGELSAFRSFAFVQCVGSRNAKESRGYCSRVCCRYALRLAENLRFRFPEASFDFYYMDLQILGDGEEDLRAIARTVSLIRSLPSALLEDEEGVTVSVEEGGRRTKRRYDAVVLSVGLVPSSGTEKMARIFGLPQREGGFIAEDGGRTLREGVFVCGTAAGPKDIMSTLCEAWSLAGTIEEFLGG